In Triticum aestivum cultivar Chinese Spring chromosome 5B, IWGSC CS RefSeq v2.1, whole genome shotgun sequence, the following proteins share a genomic window:
- the LOC123115113 gene encoding ankyrin repeat-containing protein At5g02620-like, whose product MPRCRVRTATTTVPEARTSRTTVVEVVPSRSALVLLLPSLGSSLRSSWPHGGARSETGKAYLLPADRVHSSAGSVVVRSTLYQMVESTPASAEGIHQVSSERNNVLHLAADQGHDELIRELYTSFRDKTLLSSPNSALDTPLHCAAMAGHEMAVSLLIQLAMDSGDQSILCCKNEAGDTALHLAARLGHGAAVEAMISAAPGLASEVNTAGLSPLYLAVMSKSAPAVRAITTRCSHASAAGPSSQNALHAAVFQGSEMVSLLLDWKPSGPSLASKADGTGSTPLHFASSDGDRSIVGAILRVAPHAVRMRDSAGLSALHVAARMGHTHVAEALMEACPDATELRDDRGGTFLHAAARGGHSRVVSFAMKKPTLRSLLNTHDGDGNTPLHLAVAACAPSVVEALMWRGELCADVMNNEGHTPLDLAARSTSFFSMLALVVTLATFGAQSQPQRRDHVEQWRGRDIAQGIEKMSDSLAVVGVLIATVTFTAANNVPGSYEQADGTAPDKRVFKGMAVLQEKILFQFFLILDSFALVTSVLAVILLVFGKASRSAGSWKSFAAALHCIWVSLVSMFIAFYAALAAVTSTEALYRIIYHVIYIGFALLYGTVVTLIVPVSTCTLWKALWCTVLKGRRNVLGRHLKQQYPVARAYAPHLILFMATNYVAIAGFVAVSILSEQAAREARHPGAPAPAPSSALLS is encoded by the exons atgcccCGCTGCCGTGTCCGGACGGCTACCACGACGGTGCCGGAGGCGCGGACCTCCCGCACGACggtggtggaggtggttccctcccgctcggccTTGGTGCTGCTGCTCCCGTCGCTTGGATCTTCTCTTCGGTCTTCTTGGCCTCATGGTGGTGCTCGCAGCGAGACG GGAAAAGCTTACCTTCTGCCGGCTGATCGCGTGCACTCCTCCGCCGGCTCCGTGGTCGTCAGATCTACGCTTTATCAGATGGTCGAGAGCACTCCCGCGTCCGCTGAAG GTATACACCAGGTCAGCTCGGAGAGGAACAATGTTCTTCATTTGGCCGCGGATCAAGGGCATGACGAGCTAATACGGGAGCTCTACACCAGCTTTCGGGACAAGACCTTGCTCTCTTCCCCCAACTCGGCTCTGGACACGCCGCTGCACTGCGCGGCGATGGCTGGGCATGAGATGGCCGTGTCGCTCCTCATCCAGCTCGCTATGGACAGCGGAGATCAGAGCATCTTGTGCTGCAAGAACGAGGCTGGGGACACGGCTTTGCATCTAGCGGCAAGGCTCGGCCATGGCGCGGCAGTTGAGGCTATGATCTCTGCAGCGCCAGGGCTGGCCTCTGAGGTTAACACCGCTGGCTTGTCGCCGCTCTACTTGGCAGTGATGAGCAAGTCGGCACCCGCTGTCAGAGCGATAACGACCAGATGCAGCCATGCGTCGGCTGCTGGCCCGAGCTCGCAGAATGCTCTGCATGCCGCAGTCTTCCAGGGCTCAG AAATGGTCAGCCTACTACTGGATTGGAAGCCATCTGGCCCATCCCTGGCCAGCAAAGCTGATGGCACTGGCAGCACTCCACTCCATTTCGCTTCGTCTGACGGCGACCGCTCCATCGTAGGTGCCATCCTGCGGGTTGCACCGCACGCGGTGCGCATGCGGGACTCGGCCGGCCTCTCTGCTCTCCACGTGGCGGCGAGAATGGGCCACACCCACGTGGCCGAGGCATTGATGGAGGCCTGCCCCGATGCTACCGAGCTCCGGGACGACCGCGGCGGGACCTTCCTGCATGCCGCGGCCAGGGGAGGCCACTCCAGGGTCGTGTCGTTTGCCATGAAGAAACCGACGCTCCGCAGCCTCCTCAACACGCATGATGGAGATGGCAATACGCCGCTGCACCTCGCGGTGGCCGCATGCGCGCCCAGCGTCGTGGAGGCCTTGATGTGGCGTGGCGAATTGTGTGCCGACGTCATGAACAACGAAGGGCACACGCCGTTGGATCTCGCAGCTAGATCAACCAGTTTCTTCTCCATG TTGGCCTTGGTGGTGACGCTGGCCACGTTCGGGGCACAATCTCAGCCTCAGAGGCGGGACCATGTGGAGCAATGGAGGGGCCGTGACATAGCGCAAGGGATCGAGAAGATGTCCGACAGCCTAGCGGTGGTCGGTGTGCTCATCGCCACTGTGACCTTCACCGCCGCCAACAATGTGCCGGGTTCCTATGAGCAAGCTGACGGCACGGCACCCGACAAGAGGGTGTTCAAGGGCATGGCGGTGCTACAGGAGAAGATCCTCTTCCAATTCTTCCTGATCCTCGACAGCTTCGCCCTGGTCACCTCCGTGCTTGCCGTGATCCTTCTCGTCTTTGGGAAGGCGTCGCGCTCCGCGGGGTCGTGGAAGAGCTTCGCGGCGGCGCTGCACTGCATATGGGTGTCGCTGGTCAGCATGTTCATTGCCTTCTACGCAGCTCTCGCTGCGGTGACGAGCACGGAGGCGCTCTACCGTATCATCTACCACGTCATATACATCGGTTTCGCCCTACTATACGGCACGGTCGTAACTTTGATCGTGCCGGTGTCGACCTGCACACTTTGGAAGGCTCTCTGGTGCACCGTCTTGAAAGGAAGGCGCAACGTCCTCGGGAGGCATCTCAAGCAGCAGTATCCAGTCGCCCGCGCTTACGCACCCCACCTGATTCTTTTCATGGCAACAAATTATGTAGCGATTGCCGGTTTCGTCGCAGTCTCTATCTTGAGCGAACAAGCCGCCAGAGAGGCGAGGCATCCTGGGGCACCTGCGCCTGCGCCTTCCTCTGCTCTCCTCTCCTAG